The following coding sequences are from one uncultured Bacteroides sp. window:
- a CDS encoding glycosyltransferase produces MNEVLCISTYPPRECGIATFSHDLIRSIQDKFSQSYSMKVCAVESSLEKHTYPDIVKYILNTSEEAEFISVVEKINQDTEVTLILIEHEFGLFIEHKEMFLKFVQLINKPVITVFHTVLSKPTETLKEDIRQLTKACSAIIVMTQTSSRILEEEYAVDKNKINVIPHGTHLVAHKDKRKLKEKYNVSGRIILSTFGLLSPGKSIETTLRALPKIVKENPSVLFLIIGKTHPTILKAEGEKYREQLQKLVMELKLKHSVRFVNSYLNLSVLLEYLQLTDIYLFTSCDPNQAVSGTFVYALSCGCPIIATPIPHALELLKDKEGILFNFNDADQLAKATNQLILNDSLRGKMRITGLQKAAATAWENSAIAHVLLFNKILKNKKQPICSLPSINVHHIKSMSRNFAMIQFSKENRADLTTGYTLDDNARALMALCQYYAEKKDTSCEKYIKKYLNFIHYCLQADGSFLNYVDKDLMFTSQNQEVGLEDSNGRAILALGCFISLEDKFPHTWVTEALHIFKQTLPLLPSFQSPRSIASVIKGLCNYYSKYPTTEIISLIRLLTDKLVSLYKKSADKEWLWFEFYLTYDNVLLPESLLYAYQVTQNDEYKRIAKESFDFLLNKLFSEDKIKVISNQGWFLKERKVQKFGEQPIDVAGTVIALATFYKVFRDKEYLIKQKNAFSWFLGNNHLHQIVYNPSTGGCYDGLEENNINLNQGAESTVCYLMARLCMSEH; encoded by the coding sequence ATGAATGAAGTATTATGCATATCAACCTATCCCCCCAGAGAATGCGGCATTGCTACCTTTTCACACGATTTAATCCGAAGCATTCAGGATAAATTCAGCCAATCATATTCCATGAAAGTTTGCGCGGTAGAGTCATCTTTAGAAAAGCATACCTATCCCGATATAGTGAAATATATACTAAACACTTCGGAAGAAGCTGAATTCATAAGCGTGGTCGAGAAAATAAACCAAGATACAGAAGTAACCTTAATACTGATAGAGCATGAGTTTGGCTTGTTTATAGAACATAAAGAGATGTTCTTGAAATTTGTACAATTGATAAATAAACCGGTAATCACTGTTTTCCATACGGTACTTTCTAAACCCACCGAGACACTAAAGGAAGACATCAGGCAGCTTACCAAAGCATGCTCTGCCATCATCGTGATGACACAGACATCTTCTCGCATATTAGAGGAAGAATATGCTGTTGACAAAAATAAAATCAACGTAATTCCTCATGGTACACACTTGGTGGCACATAAAGATAAAAGGAAATTAAAAGAAAAGTACAACGTATCCGGGCGGATTATTCTCTCTACCTTCGGATTACTTAGCCCAGGAAAGAGTATAGAAACCACCCTAAGAGCCTTACCCAAAATAGTAAAAGAAAATCCGTCTGTGCTCTTTCTGATCATTGGAAAAACACATCCCACCATTCTAAAAGCAGAAGGCGAAAAATATCGCGAACAATTGCAAAAATTAGTCATGGAGCTGAAACTCAAGCATTCAGTAAGATTCGTAAATAGCTATTTAAATTTAAGCGTATTACTTGAATATCTTCAACTCACCGACATCTATTTATTTACCTCCTGCGACCCCAATCAGGCTGTTAGCGGCACTTTCGTCTATGCCCTGAGCTGTGGATGCCCTATCATAGCGACTCCGATACCGCATGCATTAGAGTTGTTAAAAGATAAAGAAGGCATTTTATTCAATTTTAACGATGCAGATCAATTGGCAAAAGCAACGAATCAATTAATATTGAACGATAGTTTAAGAGGCAAAATGAGAATTACAGGATTACAAAAAGCAGCAGCTACCGCTTGGGAGAATTCTGCAATTGCCCACGTACTGTTATTCAATAAAATCTTAAAAAATAAAAAACAGCCAATCTGCTCTTTACCCTCTATTAATGTGCATCACATCAAGAGCATGAGCCGTAATTTTGCCATGATTCAATTTTCAAAAGAGAACAGAGCAGACTTAACAACAGGATATACACTGGATGATAATGCCCGAGCTTTGATGGCTCTATGCCAATATTATGCAGAAAAAAAAGATACATCTTGCGAAAAATACATCAAGAAATATTTAAATTTCATTCATTATTGCTTGCAAGCAGATGGCTCTTTTCTAAATTACGTCGACAAAGATTTGATGTTCACTAGCCAAAATCAAGAAGTAGGATTAGAAGACAGCAATGGTAGAGCCATTTTAGCTTTAGGATGCTTTATTTCTCTTGAAGACAAATTTCCGCATACGTGGGTCACGGAAGCACTACATATATTCAAACAGACTTTACCCCTTCTTCCTTCTTTCCAATCTCCACGAAGCATAGCTTCTGTTATAAAAGGGCTATGCAATTATTATAGCAAATACCCCACGACCGAAATCATATCATTAATCAGGTTGCTCACCGATAAGCTGGTGAGCCTTTATAAAAAGAGTGCGGACAAAGAGTGGCTCTGGTTTGAATTCTATCTTACCTATGACAATGTTTTGCTGCCAGAAAGTTTACTATATGCCTATCAGGTCACCCAAAACGATGAATACAAAAGAATAGCAAAAGAATCATTTGACTTCCTATTAAACAAACTCTTTTCAGAAGACAAGATCAAAGTAATATCCAATCAAGGATGGTTTTTGAAAGAGCGAAAGGTACAAAAATTTGGCGAGCAGCCCATTGACGTAGCAGGTACTGTTATTGCTCTTGCCACCTTTTACAAAGTTTTTAGAGATAAAGAGTATCTTATCAAACAAAAGAATGCTTTCAGCTGGTTTTTGGGAAACAACCATTTACATCAAATCGTTTACAATCCCTCAACAGGAGGGTGTTATGATGGATTGGAAGAAAACAACATTAACTTGAACCAAGGAGCTGAATCAACAGTTTGCTATCTCATGGCAAGACTTTGTATGAGTGAACATTAA
- a CDS encoding pesticidal protein Cry7Aa — protein MIKIKREGVILKKTDLFFENEGVMNPAIIKQGETIHLFYRAVRKGNYSTIGHCRLKGPLEIEERDKTPLLQPEFDYEIQGVEDPRIVKIENLYYLTYTAYDGLNAAGAVAVSDDLKHFIKKGIITSNFTYDKFHELVQVQGRDAEKYFRRYNRREPQNNEGKPLYLTDKNIVFFPRKINGKFYFMHRIKPDIQLVVIDQLEDLTPEFWENYFLNFTSHIFFKTKYDHESSYIGAGCPPIETSLGWLMIYHSVRDTPDGYIYTASATLLDIDNPTIEIARLPYPLFSPETDYELSGVVNKVCFPTGTAIFGDTLYIYYGAADTCIACISVSLKDLLSELITYK, from the coding sequence GTGATAAAAATAAAAAGGGAAGGCGTTATTCTAAAGAAAACAGACCTCTTTTTTGAGAATGAAGGAGTCATGAACCCTGCAATAATAAAGCAAGGCGAGACTATTCATTTGTTCTATCGGGCTGTAAGAAAAGGGAATTATTCTACCATTGGCCACTGTCGTCTGAAGGGGCCTTTAGAAATAGAAGAAAGAGATAAAACTCCCCTCCTACAGCCTGAATTTGATTATGAGATTCAAGGAGTTGAAGACCCTAGAATTGTAAAAATAGAAAATCTTTATTACCTAACTTATACTGCTTATGATGGTCTGAATGCTGCTGGTGCAGTAGCCGTATCAGATGATTTAAAACATTTTATTAAGAAAGGAATTATCACCTCTAATTTTACGTACGATAAATTCCATGAATTAGTCCAAGTACAAGGAAGAGATGCCGAAAAATATTTTCGTAGATACAACAGAAGAGAGCCCCAAAACAATGAAGGCAAACCTCTCTATTTAACCGATAAAAATATAGTTTTTTTCCCCCGGAAAATAAATGGAAAGTTTTACTTCATGCACCGTATTAAGCCTGATATACAATTAGTTGTAATTGATCAATTGGAAGATCTTACGCCTGAGTTTTGGGAAAATTACTTTCTTAACTTTACATCTCATATCTTTTTTAAAACGAAATACGACCATGAGTCAAGCTATATAGGTGCGGGCTGCCCACCCATAGAGACTTCTCTAGGGTGGTTAATGATTTACCATAGTGTACGTGATACCCCAGACGGATATATCTATACGGCCAGTGCAACATTATTGGATATTGATAATCCAACCATTGAAATAGCCCGTCTCCCCTATCCCCTATTCAGTCCAGAGACAGACTATGAATTATCGGGAGTGGTAAATAAAGTTTGTTTTCCTACCGGTACAGCTATCTTTGGAGACACACTTTATATTTATTATGGCGCAGCAGATACATGCATTGCCTGCATATCTGTTTCGCTAAAAGATTTGCTCAGTGAATTAATAACCTATAAATAA